DNA from Deinobacterium chartae:
CAGCTTGGCTTTGGGCTGGGCGGCGGCCAGCAAGCGGGCATCCTCGAGGGTGACTTGCAAGTCGCGGTCACCCTGCACGATCAGCGCCGGCGCCTGGAGGTCGGCGATCAGCCGGGCCGGGTCGTAGCGGAACCACGAGATCAGGTAGGGCTGGGCCGAGGGACGAAAGACGGCGGCCAGCGCGGGGTCGGGCATCTCGCCGGTCTGTCCGGAGCGCAGGCGAGCGACGAGCTCGGCGCTCTTGGCGTACAGCTCGGGGGGCAGCTGGGGTTTGAGCTGCGCGAGCAGGATGTCGGCGGCGTTACGCCCGGTTCCGGAGACCGAGACGTAGGCCTCGGCCGGCTGTTTTTGCAAGGCGGCCAGCCCGATCAAGGCACCTTCGGAGTGCCCGATGACCGCCAGCTTGCCAAAGCGTGCGTCCCCGCGCAGAAAATCCATCCAGGCTGCCGCGTCGTTGACCAGGTCATCGAAGGTCTGGTCCTGCTCGCGCGCGGCGGGCATGGCACTCTGGCCGATGCCGCGCTTGTCGTAGCGCACGGTGGCAATGCCCCGGGCGGCCAGCCCCTCGGCCAGCATCTTCAGGCTGTTGTTGCTGCCCGCGATGGGGTTGTTGCCGTTGCGGTCGGTGGGGCCCGAGCCCGCGATGATCAGCGCGACCGGAAAGGGACCCTGACCGGCGGGCACCTCGAGGGTGCCGTGCAGGGTGACGCCGGGAACTTCGAGGGTCACGGGGACCGGAGCGGCGAGGGCCAGGGTGCTCAGGGCGGTCAGGGACGCAGTCAGGCTCAGAATGGCAGTCTTCATAGATTCCTCCGGTATTTGGCTAATTCGCCAACTACCGAAATAGTAGCAACCTCCCGGCTCTCCGTCAAGCCCTGCCCCAACGCGGCGGGGGATTCGGCATGCCGAATCCCCCCACCACCGCCTCGGGATCAGCCTGGCCGGACGAGTTCCTTGACGCCTCCGGGCAAAGCGATGATCGCCTCGGTCGCCATGCCCAGAAACAGACCGGTCTCGACCACGCCGGTCAGAGCCTTGAGCCGCACCTCGAGGTCGGCCGGAGCGGCGGTCGGCTCGATGCGCAAGTCGGCGATGAAGTTGCCGTTGTCGGTCACGAACGGCTCGTTGCCGCGCAGGCGCAGCGCCGGCTCCCCAAACGCCGCAAGACGCTCCAGCGTACTTTGGGCACCGAAACGGACGATCTCCACCGGTAGCGGAGCACGTTCGCCCAGACGTGCAACCTGCTTGGTGTGGTCGGCGATCACCACGAAACGGCGCGCCTGTACCTCCACCAGCTTCTCGCGCAGCAACGCGCCGCCCAGCCCCTTGACCAGGTCCAGCTGCGGCGAGATTTCGTCGGCCCCGTCGATGGCCACATCCAGCGGCCGGGGATCGAGCGGATCCACCACCAGCCCGTTTTCCTGAGCCAAGCGCTCGCTCTCGAGCGAGGTCGCCACAAAAGACACCGCCCGCAGACGGCCCTCCCCCACCCGCCGTGCGATCTCGAGGATCGCGTAGCGCGCCGTACTCCCGGTTCCCAGCCCGACCCGCATCCCGCTCTCTACGCGGTCCACCGCGCGGTGCGCGGCCTCCCGTTTCAGCGCCTCGAGGTCCATCTCAGGCCTCCTGCGCCGGGGCCAAGCGGGCCTGATGCTCGCGGATCACCCGGGTCACCGCATCGGCGTGACCGTCCACCTTCACCGCGTACCACGCCCGTACCAGATGCCCGTCCGGGCCCACGATGAAGGTGCTGCGCCTGGGGCCTTCGGAAACCTTGCCGTACATGTTCTTGGTGCCCCAAGCACCCAGCGAGCGGATCACGGCCGCGTCGGTGTCGGCCAGCAGCGGAAAGCCCAGGCCGTACTTGCCGTCAAAGCGTGCGTGCGACTCGCTGTCGTCGCGGCTGATGCCCAACACCGCCGCCCCCAGGGCGCGCAGTTCGGCTGCGTCACGGAAGTCGCAGGCCTCGCGGGTGCAACCGGGCGTATCATCCTTGGGATACACGTAAACCACCACGTAACGGCCACGGTAGTCCGAGAGCCGCTGGACGTTACCGCTCTGATCGGGCAGGGCAAAATCGGGCACGAGATCACCAGGAGTCAGTTTCATGCGCCCAAGATACCGCTTCTTCACCGGCGCGGGGTCGGCTGATTCTCAGAAGCCCCCCGAGATATGCTAAAAGCTATGGATTTGGCTGCCTACATTGACCACACCCTGCTGAAAGCGACCGCCACACCGGACGACATCCGGACCCTGTGCAGCGAGGCGCGCGCGCACCGTTTCAAGGCGGTGTGCGTGAACCCCGCCTACGTCGCCCTGGCCAAGCGCGAACTCGAAGGATCAGGCGTGCGGGTCGCAACCGTATGCGGCTTCCCGCTCGGCGCCACCACCCCCGAGCAGAAAGCCGACGAGGCCCGCCGCTCGGTCGAACTCGGTGCCGACGAGGTCGATATGGTCCTCAACATCGGTCTGGCCAAGGCCGGAGACTGGGAGGGCGTCAGCGCCGACATCCGCGCGGTGCGCGAAGCGACCCGGGGCAAGGTGCTCAAGGTCATCCTCGAGACCGGCTACCTCAGCGACGACGAGAAGCGCCGCGCCGCGCAGGCCTCGGTGGACGCCGGAGCGGACTTCGTCAAGACCTCTACCGGCTTCGGTCAGGGCGGCGCAACCGTAGAGGACGTGCGCCTGATGAAGCAGGTCGTGGGCGAGCGCGCCGAGGTCAAGGCCTCGGGCGGCGTGCGCAGCCTCGAAGACGCCCACGCCATGATCACGGCCGGCGCGACCCGCATCGGCACCTCGAGCGGTGTCGCCCTGGTCAGCGGCCAACAGGGACAAGGCAGCTACTGAAGTGACCTGGATTCTGGCATCTGGCAGCCCCAGGCGGCGCGAACTGCTCGGACGCATCGGCGTGCGCTTCGAGGTGCTGACCGCCCACACCTCCGAGGACACCGAGCAGCGTGACCCGGCCCAGGCCGTACAGGAGCTCGCACTGCACAAGGCCCGCGCGGTCCGCGAGTTGCGCCCGGAGGGCCGCATCATCGCGGCGGACACGGTGGTCACCGTGGACGGCGACATCCTGGGCAAACCGCGTGACGCGTCCGAGAACCTCGAGATGCTGCGGCGTCTCGCGGGCCGCGAGCACGTGGTGTACACCGGGGTGGCGGTGCTGGCCGGCGCACGGGAGATCAGCGGTTTCGAGGCCACGGCGGTGCGGTTCCGTCCGCTGAGTGAGGCCGAGCTGCGCTGGTACGCCGCGACCGGCGAGGGTCTGGACAAGGCCGGAGGGTACGGCATTCAGGAGCGCGGAATGCTGCTGGTCGAGGGCATCACGGGCGACTACTTCAACGTGATGGGCCTGCCGATGGTGCGCCTGCTGGCGCTGTGCCGCGCGCTGGACCTGCCGTTGGTCGAGGATCTGGACCTGCCGGAGAAAGGACAGCCATGACCTGGAGGCGCCTGGGGCTGGTATACCTGGCGCTATTGGTGCTGAGCATGCTGCTCACGCGCTTTTTACCGCCCGCGCCGCTGGCCCTCTCGAGCGGCGTGGCCCCCTTGACCGGCGTGGTGGACCGCATCGCCGCCAACTTGCGCGGAGCCTGGAACGCGGTGGTGTTCGAGCGCGACCTCAAGCTGGAAAATGCGCGCCTGCGCGCCACGAACGAGGAGCTCGAGGCCCAGAACCGCCGCCTCAAGCTCGACTTGGAGCGCTACAAAAAGGCCGCGCAGATCCTCGAGAGCCAGTCACCCGGCCTGCTCACGGTGGCCTCGGTGACCGCCATCGATCCCTCGCCGCTGCTGTCGCGCCTGACCGTGAACGCAGGGGCCGAGCGCGGGGTGACCCGCTTCATGCCCGCCACGGTACCCGCCGGACTGGTGGGGCTGGTGGTGGAGGTCAACCGCACCAGCGCGGTCGTTCTGACCCTGGTGGATCCCGAGTTCCGCGCCGGGGTCACCCTCGAGGGCAAGGGCGGCACCGGCACCGCCATCGGTGCCCCACCGGACCGCCTGCGGGTGGAGTTCTCCAAGAACGTCGACGTTCAGGTGGGCGACACCGTGCAGACCGCCTCGATCGGCGGCGTGTACCCGGCGGGCATCAAGATCGGCACGGTGGAAAACGTGCTGCCTCTGGGTGCCAACGCCACCACCCGCACGGTGATCGTCAAACCTGCCGTAGACGTCAGCACGCTGCAGGAAGTGGGGTTGTTGCGGCCCCTGTAGCCTCGGGAGCAGGGATGGGGCGGCGGAGCAACCCCCGGCTCCGCCGCCCCACCGAATTTGTAGGGCGCGAGATTTGCCGGAAAGTGAGATTCATTAAGAAGAGCTGAGCGCCTAATAAAACCTCAACAACAGGTCTTATAATGACCAGTCGTGCGCAAACTGCTCTTTTTCCTCGCCATCATCGCCTTGCAAGGAGCCCTCGAGGTCCTGCTGCCTCGGGGCATCAGCGCACCGGACCTGTTCTTGCTGACCGCCCTGATCCTGGCGGCACGGTTACCCCCGACCTGGGGCATGCTGGCAGCCTACGGCGTAGGACTCACCCAAGACATCTTGGGGCACGGCCTGCTGGGCCTGCACGCAGCTGCGCTGGCCGGAGGCACCCTGCTGTTTTACGGCGTTCGCCAGTTGCTCAACTCCAACACCCCGCTGCACGAGGCCGCCGGCATCGTGGTCGCGGTGGCGGGCCAGTGGGCCACCTTCTTGATCCTCACCTACTGGCTGCGCAGCAACCTGGTCACCGTCTCGACCCTCACGCTGGTGCTTCCCCTGCACCTGCTGCTGACCCTGCTGATCTTCCCGCTGGTCTACCGCGCCGGACGCTGGGCCTTTGGCCGCATTCCCTCCACCGACGACCAGCTCGCCTGATCCTGCCCCACCTGACTCCGGGAGCCCCTGTGAAGCGCGTTCAGATTCTCGCCCTGATCTTCAGCCTGTTCCTGACTGCCTACGCCGCGCGGCTGTATGACCTGCAGATCCGCCGCTACGACCAGTACCGTGGCCAGAGCCAGCAAAACTACCTGCGCGACGAGGTGATCCGCTCGCTGCGCGGCGAGATCCGCACCCGCGACGGCGTGCTGCTGGCCACCAACCGCATCGCCGTCGACCTGATTTACAGGGGCGGCCCCGTTGAAGCCTGGGACCGCATCCGCTACCTCGCCAAGATCAAGGACCCGCAGCTCCCCGAGCTGCCCGCAGGCCAAAAAGAGATGGTTCTGGCCGCAAACGTGCCCGCTGGCGCCATTCCCGCCCTCGAGGAGCTGTCGGTGCTGCAACCCGCGCTGGAGCTGCGCCAGCGCGTCGAGCGCTACTACCCGCAGGGCAAGCTGGCCGGCAACCTGATCGGTTACACCTCCGAGGCCAACGAGCAGGAGGTCGAGTCCGGCGCGTACATCCTGGGCGAC
Protein-coding regions in this window:
- a CDS encoding alpha/beta hydrolase — encoded protein: MKTAILSLTASLTALSTLALAAPVPVTLEVPGVTLHGTLEVPAGQGPFPVALIIAGSGPTDRNGNNPIAGSNNSLKMLAEGLAARGIATVRYDKRGIGQSAMPAAREQDQTFDDLVNDAAAWMDFLRGDARFGKLAVIGHSEGALIGLAALQKQPAEAYVSVSGTGRNAADILLAQLKPQLPPELYAKSAELVARLRSGQTGEMPDPALAAVFRPSAQPYLISWFRYDPARLIADLQAPALIVQGDRDLQVTLEDARLLAAAQPKAKLLVVPGMNHVLKSAPQDPQGNMATYGNPNLPLAQGLLEGVAEFLEERLR
- the rpiA gene encoding ribose 5-phosphate isomerase A produces the protein MDLEALKREAAHRAVDRVESGMRVGLGTGSTARYAILEIARRVGEGRLRAVSFVATSLESERLAQENGLVVDPLDPRPLDVAIDGADEISPQLDLVKGLGGALLREKLVEVQARRFVVIADHTKQVARLGERAPLPVEIVRFGAQSTLERLAAFGEPALRLRGNEPFVTDNGNFIADLRIEPTAAPADLEVRLKALTGVVETGLFLGMATEAIIALPGGVKELVRPG
- a CDS encoding peroxiredoxin; translation: MKLTPGDLVPDFALPDQSGNVQRLSDYRGRYVVVYVYPKDDTPGCTREACDFRDAAELRALGAAVLGISRDDSESHARFDGKYGLGFPLLADTDAAVIRSLGAWGTKNMYGKVSEGPRRSTFIVGPDGHLVRAWYAVKVDGHADAVTRVIREHQARLAPAQEA
- the deoC gene encoding deoxyribose-phosphate aldolase, giving the protein MDLAAYIDHTLLKATATPDDIRTLCSEARAHRFKAVCVNPAYVALAKRELEGSGVRVATVCGFPLGATTPEQKADEARRSVELGADEVDMVLNIGLAKAGDWEGVSADIRAVREATRGKVLKVILETGYLSDDEKRRAAQASVDAGADFVKTSTGFGQGGATVEDVRLMKQVVGERAEVKASGGVRSLEDAHAMITAGATRIGTSSGVALVSGQQGQGSY
- a CDS encoding Maf family nucleotide pyrophosphatase, with product MTWILASGSPRRRELLGRIGVRFEVLTAHTSEDTEQRDPAQAVQELALHKARAVRELRPEGRIIAADTVVTVDGDILGKPRDASENLEMLRRLAGREHVVYTGVAVLAGAREISGFEATAVRFRPLSEAELRWYAATGEGLDKAGGYGIQERGMLLVEGITGDYFNVMGLPMVRLLALCRALDLPLVEDLDLPEKGQP
- the mreC gene encoding rod shape-determining protein MreC; the protein is MTWRRLGLVYLALLVLSMLLTRFLPPAPLALSSGVAPLTGVVDRIAANLRGAWNAVVFERDLKLENARLRATNEELEAQNRRLKLDLERYKKAAQILESQSPGLLTVASVTAIDPSPLLSRLTVNAGAERGVTRFMPATVPAGLVGLVVEVNRTSAVVLTLVDPEFRAGVTLEGKGGTGTAIGAPPDRLRVEFSKNVDVQVGDTVQTASIGGVYPAGIKIGTVENVLPLGANATTRTVIVKPAVDVSTLQEVGLLRPL
- a CDS encoding Rod shape-determining protein MreD, with translation MRKLLFFLAIIALQGALEVLLPRGISAPDLFLLTALILAARLPPTWGMLAAYGVGLTQDILGHGLLGLHAAALAGGTLLFYGVRQLLNSNTPLHEAAGIVVAVAGQWATFLILTYWLRSNLVTVSTLTLVLPLHLLLTLLIFPLVYRAGRWAFGRIPSTDDQLA